The following proteins are co-located in the Helicobacter acinonychis genome:
- the mnmE gene encoding tRNA uridine-5-carboxymethylaminomethyl(34) synthesis GTPase MnmE, which yields MNDTIAAIATPLGKGAISIVKISGNNALNILKQLTKKQDFTPRYAYVCDIFSNNILLDKALAIYFKAPYSFTGEDVCEIQCHGSPLLTQNILQACLNLGARLAQAGEFSKKAFLNHKMDLSEIEASVQLILCEDESVLNALARQLKGELKIFIEEARNNLLKLLASSEVLIDYSEEYIPSDFLNEVFLSLEKQIASFKDLLDFSNMQKQKNRGHALSIIGKPNAGKSSLLNAMLLEERALVSDIKGTTRDTIEEVIELQGHKVRLIDTAGIRESADKIEQLGIEKSLKSLENCDIILSVFDLSKPLEKEDFNIIDALNRTKKPCIVVLNKNDLSPKLELEVLKSHLQIPYSMLETNTLNSKACLKDLSQKISAFFPKLDTQNKLLLTSLAQKNALENAITELQNAKNHLETLELFSYHILSAIENLNLLTRPYETSQMLDSMFSEFCLGK from the coding sequence ATGAATGACACCATTGCCGCTATCGCTACCCCATTAGGCAAAGGAGCGATTAGCATTGTTAAAATCAGCGGCAATAACGCTTTAAACATCCTCAAACAACTCACCAAAAAACAAGACTTCACCCCTAGATACGCTTATGTGTGCGATATTTTTTCTAATAATATTTTATTGGACAAGGCGTTAGCGATTTATTTCAAAGCCCCTTATAGTTTCACCGGTGAAGATGTGTGCGAAATCCAATGCCACGGAAGCCCCCTTTTAACTCAAAACATCCTTCAAGCTTGTTTGAATTTAGGAGCTAGGCTTGCTCAAGCGGGGGAATTCAGTAAAAAAGCCTTTTTAAACCATAAAATGGATTTGAGCGAGATTGAAGCGAGTGTCCAACTTATCCTATGTGAAGATGAAAGCGTTTTAAACGCCCTAGCTAGGCAACTTAAGGGTGAATTAAAAATCTTTATTGAAGAAGCTAGAAATAATCTTTTAAAACTTCTAGCGAGCTCAGAAGTTTTGATTGATTATAGTGAAGAATACATTCCTAGCGATTTTTTAAACGAAGTGTTTCTAAGCCTAGAAAAACAAATCGCCTCTTTTAAGGACTTATTGGATTTTTCTAACATGCAAAAACAAAAAAATAGGGGGCATGCTTTAAGCATTATTGGCAAACCTAATGCGGGCAAAAGCTCCTTACTAAACGCCATGCTTTTAGAAGAAAGGGCTTTGGTAAGCGACATTAAAGGCACAACAAGGGACACCATAGAAGAAGTCATTGAATTACAAGGGCATAAAGTGCGCTTGATTGACACTGCCGGCATTAGAGAGAGTGCAGATAAAATAGAGCAACTGGGGATTGAAAAAAGCCTTAAGAGTTTAGAAAATTGCGACATTATTTTGAGTGTGTTCGATCTTTCTAAACCCCTAGAAAAAGAAGATTTTAATATCATTGACGCTCTTAATCGCACTAAAAAGCCTTGTATTGTTGTTTTGAATAAAAATGATTTATCGCCCAAGCTAGAGCTTGAAGTTTTAAAATCCCATCTTCAAATCCCTTACTCCATGCTAGAGACAAACACCCTTAATTCCAAAGCTTGCTTGAAAGACTTAAGCCAAAAAATCAGCGCTTTTTTCCCCAAACTAGACACTCAAAACAAGCTTTTACTCACTTCCCTAGCCCAAAAAAACGCCCTAGAAAACGCCATTACTGAATTACAAAACGCTAAAAACCATTTAGAAACTTTAGAGCTTTTTTCTTACCACATTTTAAGCGCAATAGAAAACTTGAACTTGCTCACTCGCCCTTATGAAACTAGCCAAATGCTTGATAGCATGTTCAGTGAATTTTGTTTAGGAAAATGA
- a CDS encoding LPP20 family lipoprotein has protein sequence MKKIILACLMVFVGANLSAEPKWYSKAYKKEQKGYFYGNGAAASKEASKQRALADLVASISVVVNSQIHIQRSRMNNQLKSSDSQTINLKTDDLELNNIEIVKQEVQKGTYYTQLRINKNLFLQGLRDKYNALYEQFATLMPKACKGVFLQQSKGLGDLLAKTIPMERILKAYSIPVSSLETYEKTYYQNAFKPKVQLVFDDNSDAEIKSALISAYARVLTPSNDEKLYQIKNEIFTDNANGTRIRVFISASDCQGTPILNRNIEVDEKDKNFALTRLQSLLYKELKDYANKEGQGNTGL, from the coding sequence ATGAAAAAGATTATTCTTGCATGCCTAATGGTTTTTGTGGGTGCTAATTTGAGTGCAGAGCCTAAGTGGTATAGCAAGGCATACAAAAAAGAGCAAAAAGGCTATTTTTATGGCAATGGTGCAGCCGCATCCAAAGAAGCTTCCAAGCAAAGAGCGTTAGCGGATTTAGTGGCGTCTATTAGCGTGGTGGTCAATTCGCAAATCCATATCCAAAGAAGTCGGATGAATAACCAGTTGAAATCCAGCGATTCGCAAACCATCAACTTAAAAACCGATGACTTGGAATTGAATAATATAGAAATAGTCAAACAAGAAGTGCAAAAAGGGACTTACTACACCCAATTAAGGATCAATAAAAATTTGTTTTTGCAAGGCTTAAGGGATAAGTATAACGCTCTTTATGAGCAATTTGCTACTTTGATGCCTAAAGCTTGCAAAGGGGTTTTTTTGCAACAATCTAAAGGCTTGGGGGATTTACTCGCCAAAACAATACCTATGGAAAGGATCTTAAAAGCGTATTCTATTCCGGTTAGCTCGTTAGAGACTTATGAAAAAACCTATTATCAAAACGCTTTCAAGCCTAAAGTGCAACTTGTTTTTGATGACAACAGCGATGCAGAAATCAAAAGCGCTCTTATAAGCGCGTATGCTAGAGTATTGACTCCTAGCAATGACGAAAAGCTCTATCAAATCAAAAACGAGATTTTTACAGACAACGCCAACGGCACGCGTATTAGGGTGTTTATCAGTGCGAGCGATTGTCAAGGCACGCCCATACTCAACAGAAACATTGAGGTGGATGAAAAGGATAAGAATTTCGCTCTCACGCGCTTGCAGTCTTTGCTTTATAAAGAATTGAAAGACTATGCCAATAAGGAAGGGCAAGGCAATACAGGGCTATAA
- a CDS encoding LPP20 family lipoprotein codes for MKNQVKKILGLGVVAAIMVVGCSHAPKSGVSKSNTKYKEAIKGAPEWVMGDLEKVAKYEEYSGVFLGRAEDLITSNDVDYSTSQATAKARANLAANLKSTLQKELQNEKARTMDSSGKSSISGSDSEKISQLVDNELVASKMLARYVGKDRVFVLVGLDKGIVDKVRSELGMVKKK; via the coding sequence ATGAAAAATCAAGTTAAAAAAATCTTGGGATTGGGCGTCGTAGCCGCAATAATGGTTGTAGGTTGTAGCCATGCCCCCAAATCAGGCGTTAGCAAAAGCAATACCAAATACAAAGAAGCGATTAAAGGTGCTCCTGAGTGGGTGATGGGGGATTTAGAAAAAGTAGCGAAGTATGAAGAATATTCAGGCGTGTTTTTAGGAAGGGCTGAAGATTTGATTACAAGCAATGATGTGGATTATTCCACTAGTCAAGCGACAGCAAAGGCTAGGGCTAATTTAGCGGCGAATTTAAAATCCACTTTGCAAAAGGAATTGCAAAACGAAAAAGCTAGGACGATGGATTCTTCAGGCAAGAGTTCCATAAGCGGTTCTGATAGCGAGAAAATTTCCCAATTGGTGGATAACGAATTAGTCGCTTCTAAAATGCTCGCTCGTTATGTGGGTAAAGATAGGGTTTTTGTTTTAGTCGGTTTGGATAAAGGGATCGTGGATAAGGTGCGATCTGAATTAGGCATGGTTAAGAAAAAGTAA
- the lpoB gene encoding penicillin-binding protein activator LpoB encodes MALQTKLKVIGSVVLGALLWVGCSGGAVSYQDVNDTKNNTTASINSTDLVLTANAMLESMLNDPNFMQLKGKHLIEVSDIINDTTQPNLDMNLLTTKITQQLRLRSQGKFGVTRASGGSGIAADSRMVEQRKKERDSQEYNQDTTMEKGTLIAADLSLSGKVSSEAASINRSRQRLDYNFTLSLTNRKTGEEVWSGVRPIVKNASNKHIAF; translated from the coding sequence ATGGCATTACAAACAAAATTAAAAGTTATAGGATCAGTGGTTTTAGGTGCGTTATTGTGGGTGGGCTGTTCAGGGGGAGCAGTGAGCTATCAAGATGTGAATGATACCAAGAACAACACGACTGCAAGTATCAACAGCACGGATCTCGTATTGACCGCTAACGCCATGTTAGAGTCCATGCTCAATGACCCCAATTTCATGCAACTCAAGGGCAAGCATTTGATTGAAGTCTCTGATATTATTAATGACACCACACAGCCTAATTTGGACATGAATCTCTTAACGACTAAAATCACGCAACAATTACGATTGCGATCTCAAGGGAAGTTTGGCGTCACAAGAGCGAGCGGTGGGAGTGGCATTGCAGCGGATAGCAGGATGGTAGAACAGCGCAAAAAAGAAAGAGACAGCCAAGAGTATAATCAAGACACGACGATGGAAAAAGGCACTCTAATAGCCGCTGATTTATCTTTAAGTGGTAAAGTATCTAGCGAAGCGGCTTCTATCAATAGATCTAGACAGCGATTAGACTATAATTTCACCTTGAGTTTGACCAACAGAAAAACCGGTGAAGAAGTGTGGAGCGGTGTTCGGCCTATTGTGAAGAACGCTAGCAACAAACACATAGCGTTTTAA
- the rplQ gene encoding 50S ribosomal protein L17, with protein sequence MRHKHGYRKLGRTSSHRKALLKNLAIALIEHNKIETGIYKAKELRSYIEKLTTVARVGDFNAHRHVFAYLQNKEATHKLVTEIAPKYAQRNGGYTRIQRTTFRIGDASTLATIEFV encoded by the coding sequence ATGAGACACAAACACGGATACCGCAAGCTTGGGAGAACTAGCTCGCACAGGAAGGCATTATTAAAGAATTTAGCTATCGCTTTGATTGAGCATAATAAAATTGAAACAGGGATTTATAAAGCCAAGGAATTGCGTAGCTATATTGAGAAATTAACGACAGTGGCTCGTGTGGGCGATTTTAACGCACACCGCCATGTTTTTGCGTATTTGCAAAACAAAGAAGCCACCCATAAGCTCGTCACTGAAATCGCACCCAAATACGCACAAAGGAATGGCGGATACACTAGGATCCAACGCACCACTTTTAGAATAGGGGATGCTTCTACTCTAGCCACCATTGAATTTGTGTGA
- a CDS encoding DNA-directed RNA polymerase subunit alpha, whose protein sequence is MKVIKTAPLIPSEIKVLEKEGNRIKISLAPFEFGYAVTLAHPIRRLLLLSSVGYAPVGLKIEGVHHEFDSLRGVTEDVSLFIMNLKNIRFIAKALVGQDSPLENQSVVVDYSFKGPMELRARDLNSEHIEIINPEMLLATINEDAQLNFSLIIYKGMGYVPSEITRELMPEGYMPLDGSFTPIKNVVYEIENVLVEGDPNYEKIIFDIETDGQIDPYKAFLSAVKVMSKQLGVFGEKPIANTEYSGDYAQRDDAKDLSAKIESMNLSARCFNCLDKIGIKYVGELVLMSEEELKGVKNMGKKSYDEIAEKLNDLGYPVGTELSLEQRESLKKRLEKLEDKGGND, encoded by the coding sequence ATGAAAGTTATCAAAACAGCACCTTTGATCCCATCAGAAATTAAGGTGCTAGAGAAAGAGGGCAATCGGATTAAGATTTCTCTAGCTCCATTTGAGTTTGGTTACGCTGTTACGCTCGCTCATCCTATTAGAAGGCTCTTGCTTTTAAGTTCCGTGGGGTATGCTCCTGTGGGTTTAAAGATTGAAGGCGTCCATCATGAGTTTGATTCATTAAGAGGCGTTACTGAAGATGTGTCGCTTTTTATCATGAATTTAAAGAATATCCGTTTTATAGCCAAGGCGTTAGTGGGGCAGGATAGCCCTTTGGAAAACCAATCGGTTGTGGTGGATTATTCTTTTAAAGGGCCTATGGAGCTTAGGGCTAGGGATTTAAATTCTGAGCATATAGAAATCATCAATCCTGAAATGCTCCTAGCCACGATCAACGAAGACGCTCAATTGAATTTTTCGCTCATCATTTATAAAGGAATGGGGTATGTCCCAAGCGAAATTACAAGAGAATTGATGCCTGAAGGTTACATGCCTTTAGATGGATCTTTTACGCCGATTAAAAATGTGGTTTATGAGATTGAAAATGTTTTGGTTGAGGGCGATCCTAACTATGAAAAAATCATTTTTGATATTGAAACAGATGGGCAAATTGATCCTTACAAAGCGTTTTTATCAGCGGTGAAAGTGATGAGCAAGCAACTAGGCGTTTTTGGTGAAAAACCCATTGCTAACACAGAGTATTCAGGCGATTACGCCCAAAGAGATGATGCTAAAGATTTGAGCGCTAAGATTGAAAGTATGAATTTGAGCGCTAGGTGTTTTAATTGCTTGGATAAAATCGGTATCAAGTATGTGGGCGAACTGGTTTTAATGAGCGAAGAAGAGCTTAAAGGCGTGAAAAACATGGGCAAAAAATCCTATGATGAAATCGCTGAAAAATTGAATGATTTAGGCTATCCTGTAGGCACAGAATTAAGCCTTGAACAAAGAGAGAGTTTGAAAAAAAGATTAGAAAAATTAGAAGATAAAGGAGGTAATGACTGA
- the rpsD gene encoding 30S ribosomal protein S4 — MARYRGAVERLERRFGVSLALKGERRLSGKSALDKRAYGPGQHGQRRAKTSDYGLQLKEKQKAKMMYGISEKQFRSIFVEANRLDGNTGENLIRLIERRLDNVVYRMGFATTRSSARQLVTHGHVLVDGKRLDIPSYFVRSGQKIEIKEKTKSNPQVVRAMELTAQTGIVPWIDVEKDKKYGIFTRYPEREEVVVPIEERLIVELYSK; from the coding sequence ATGGCAAGATATAGAGGTGCAGTAGAAAGACTAGAAAGGCGTTTTGGGGTTTCTCTAGCTTTAAAGGGTGAAAGGCGATTGAGTGGTAAGAGCGCACTAGATAAAAGGGCTTATGGACCAGGTCAGCATGGGCAAAGGCGTGCTAAGACTTCTGATTATGGTTTGCAATTGAAAGAAAAGCAAAAAGCCAAAATGATGTATGGCATTTCTGAAAAGCAATTTAGGAGTATTTTTGTGGAGGCCAATCGTTTGGATGGCAATACGGGTGAAAACCTTATCCGCTTGATTGAAAGAAGATTGGATAATGTCGTCTATCGCATGGGGTTTGCGACCACTAGAAGTTCTGCTAGGCAATTAGTAACGCATGGGCATGTGCTTGTAGATGGTAAGCGTTTGGATATTCCCTCTTATTTCGTGCGTTCAGGGCAAAAAATTGAAATCAAAGAAAAAACCAAGAGCAATCCGCAAGTGGTGCGTGCAATGGAATTGACGGCTCAAACAGGGATTGTGCCATGGATTGATGTGGAAAAAGATAAAAAATATGGCATCTTCACCCGCTACCCTGAAAGAGAAGAAGTGGTTGTTCCTATTGAAGAAAGACTCATTGTAGAATTGTATTCTAAGTAA
- the rpsK gene encoding 30S ribosomal protein S11: MAKRNVATKKKVVKKNIARGVVYISATFNNTNITITDEMGNVICWSTAGGLGFKGSKKSTPYAAQQAVESALSKAKEHGVKEVGIKVQGSGSGRETAIKSVGATEGVKVLWIKDITPLSHNGCRPPKRRRV, from the coding sequence ATGGCTAAGAGAAATGTAGCGACTAAAAAGAAAGTAGTCAAAAAGAATATTGCTAGGGGGGTTGTTTATATTTCAGCGACCTTCAACAACACCAACATCACTATCACTGATGAAATGGGCAATGTGATTTGCTGGAGTACTGCAGGCGGTTTAGGGTTTAAAGGCTCTAAAAAATCCACCCCTTATGCAGCCCAACAGGCCGTAGAAAGCGCTCTAAGCAAGGCTAAAGAGCATGGCGTTAAAGAAGTGGGCATTAAGGTTCAAGGTTCAGGTAGTGGGCGTGAGACTGCTATTAAGAGCGTGGGTGCGACTGAGGGCGTTAAAGTGCTTTGGATTAAAGACATTACTCCGCTTTCTCATAATGGTTGCAGACCCCCTAAAAGAAGAAGAGTGTAA
- the rpsM gene encoding 30S ribosomal protein S13 — MARIAGVDLPKKKRVEYALTYIYGIGLKSSREILEAVGISFDKRVHELSEDEASSIAKKIQQSYLVEGDLRKKVQMDIKSLMDLGNYRGIRHRKGLPVRGQTTKNNARTRKGKKKTVGSK; from the coding sequence ATGGCAAGGATTGCTGGTGTAGATTTACCAAAAAAGAAGAGAGTAGAGTATGCCCTTACCTATATTTATGGGATTGGGCTTAAGAGTTCTAGAGAGATTTTAGAAGCGGTGGGCATTTCTTTTGACAAGCGCGTGCATGAATTGAGCGAAGATGAAGCGTCTAGTATCGCCAAAAAAATCCAACAAAGCTACTTAGTAGAAGGCGATTTGCGTAAAAAAGTTCAAATGGATATTAAATCCTTAATGGACTTAGGGAATTATCGTGGGATCAGGCATCGTAAAGGTCTTCCTGTAAGAGGTCAAACCACTAAAAATAACGCTAGGACTCGTAAGGGTAAGAAAAAAACCGTGGGTAGCAAGTAG
- the rpmJ gene encoding 50S ribosomal protein L36, with protein sequence MKVRPSVKKMCDKCKIIKRRGVIRVICATPKHKQRQG encoded by the coding sequence ATGAAAGTCAGACCATCAGTGAAAAAGATGTGCGATAAGTGCAAAATTATTAAAAGAAGGGGCGTTATTAGAGTGATCTGTGCTACCCCTAAACACAAACAAAGACAAGGATAA
- the infA gene encoding translation initiation factor IF-1, translating into MARDDVIEVDGKVIEALPNATFKVELDNKHVVLCRISGKMRMHYIRIALGDRVKLELTPYSLDRGRITFRYK; encoded by the coding sequence ATGGCAAGAGATGATGTTATAGAAGTGGATGGGAAAGTGATTGAGGCGTTGCCTAACGCTACCTTTAAAGTAGAGTTAGACAACAAGCATGTGGTGTTGTGTCGTATTTCTGGAAAGATGCGCATGCACTACATTAGGATTGCTTTAGGCGATAGGGTCAAGCTAGAGCTTACGCCCTATAGCTTAGACAGGGGTCGGATAACTTTTAGATACAAATGA
- the map gene encoding type I methionyl aminopeptidase codes for MAISIKSPKEIKALRKAGELTAQALALLEREVRLGVSLLELDKMAEDFIQSLGARPAFKGLYGFPNSVCMSLNEVVIHGIPTDYVLQEGDIIGLDLGVEADGYYGDSALTLPIGAISPQDEKLLACSKESLMHAIDSIRVGMHFKELSQILENAIIERGFVPLKGFCGHGIGKKPHEEPEIPNYLEKGVKANSGPKIKEGMVFCLEPMVCQKQGESKILADKWSVVSVDGLNTSHHEHTIAIVGNKAVILTEC; via the coding sequence ATGGCGATCTCTATCAAAAGCCCAAAAGAAATCAAAGCGTTAAGAAAAGCTGGGGAATTGACGGCTCAAGCGTTAGCTCTTTTGGAGCGAGAAGTAAGGCTTGGTGTTTCACTTTTAGAGTTGGATAAAATGGCTGAAGACTTTATCCAATCTCTTGGGGCTAGACCTGCTTTTAAGGGGCTTTATGGTTTCCCTAATTCTGTGTGCATGTCCTTAAATGAGGTGGTTATTCATGGCATTCCTACGGATTATGTTCTACAAGAGGGGGATATTATAGGCTTGGATTTGGGGGTGGAGGCGGATGGTTATTATGGCGATTCAGCTCTCACGCTCCCTATAGGTGCAATAAGCCCACAAGATGAAAAATTGCTCGCTTGCTCTAAAGAGAGTTTAATGCATGCTATTGATTCAATTAGAGTGGGCATGCATTTTAAAGAATTGAGCCAGATTTTAGAGAACGCTATTATAGAAAGGGGCTTTGTGCCTTTGAAGGGATTTTGTGGGCATGGCATTGGTAAAAAACCCCATGAAGAACCAGAGATCCCTAACTACCTAGAAAAAGGCGTCAAAGCTAATAGTGGCCCTAAAATCAAGGAGGGCATGGTATTTTGTTTAGAGCCTATGGTGTGTCAAAAACAGGGCGAGTCTAAAATATTGGCGGATAAGTGGAGCGTGGTTTCAGTGGATGGGCTTAACACAAGCCACCATGAGCATACTATCGCCATAGTTGGCAATAAAGCAGTGATTCTTACGGAGTGTTAA
- the secY gene encoding preprotein translocase subunit SecY — translation MNKAIASKILITLGFLFLYRVLAYIPIPGVDLAAIKTFFDSNSNNALGLFNMFSGNAVSRLSIISLGIMPYITSSIIMELLSATFPNLAKMKKERDGMQKYMQIVRYLTILITLIQAVSVSVGLRSISGGVNGAIMIDMQVFMIVSAFSMLTGTMLLMWIGEQITQRGVGNGISLIIFAGIVSGIPSAISGTFNLVNTGVIHILMLIGIVLIVLATIFVIIYVELAERRIPISYARKVVMQNQNKRIMNYIPIKLNLSGVIPPIFASALLVFPSTILQQATSNKTLQAIADFLSPQGYAYNILMFLLIIFFAYFYSSIVFNSKDIADNLRRNGGYIPGIRPGEGTSSFLNSVASKLTLWGSLYLALISTVPWILVKAMGVPFYFGGTAVLIVVQVAIDTMKKIEAQVYMSKYKTLSAVGF, via the coding sequence ATGAATAAAGCCATTGCTAGTAAGATACTCATCACTTTGGGTTTTTTATTTCTCTACAGAGTATTAGCTTATATCCCCATTCCTGGCGTAGATTTAGCAGCAATCAAGACTTTTTTTGACAGCAATTCCAACAACGCTTTGGGGTTGTTTAACATGTTTAGTGGGAATGCGGTTTCTCGCTTGAGCATCATTTCTTTGGGTATCATGCCCTATATCACTTCTTCTATCATCATGGAGCTTTTGAGTGCGACTTTCCCTAACTTGGCTAAAATGAAAAAAGAGCGAGACGGCATGCAAAAATACATGCAAATCGTGCGCTATTTAACCATTTTAATCACCTTGATCCAAGCGGTGAGCGTTTCAGTGGGGTTAAGGAGTATTAGCGGAGGAGTGAATGGGGCGATCATGATTGATATGCAAGTCTTTATGATCGTTTCAGCGTTTTCTATGCTTACAGGAACGATGTTGCTCATGTGGATAGGGGAGCAAATCACGCAAAGGGGCGTGGGAAATGGGATTAGCCTTATTATTTTTGCTGGGATTGTTTCAGGGATCCCATCGGCTATTTCAGGCACATTCAATTTAGTTAATACGGGTGTGATTCATATCTTAATGCTCATTGGTATTGTCTTGATTGTTTTGGCGACTATTTTTGTGATTATCTATGTGGAATTAGCCGAGCGCAGGATCCCTATTTCTTATGCACGTAAAGTGGTGATGCAAAACCAAAACAAGCGTATCATGAATTACATTCCCATTAAGTTGAATTTAAGCGGAGTGATTCCGCCCATTTTTGCTTCAGCCTTGTTAGTGTTTCCTTCTACGATTTTACAGCAGGCCACAAGCAACAAAACTTTGCAAGCGATTGCGGATTTCTTAAGCCCACAAGGGTATGCGTATAATATTTTGATGTTCTTGCTCATCATATTCTTCGCTTATTTTTATTCTTCTATTGTGTTTAATTCTAAGGATATTGCAGACAATTTGAGGCGTAATGGTGGGTATATTCCAGGGATTAGACCTGGAGAGGGGACTTCATCGTTTTTAAATTCTGTAGCGAGTAAGCTCACTTTGTGGGGTTCGTTGTATTTAGCGCTCATTTCTACCGTGCCTTGGATTTTGGTTAAGGCTATGGGCGTGCCTTTTTATTTTGGAGGCACGGCGGTGCTGATTGTGGTTCAAGTCGCTATTGATACCATGAAAAAGATTGAAGCACAAGTTTATATGAGCAAGTATAAGACTTTAAGTGCGGTGGGCTTTTAA
- the rplO gene encoding 50S ribosomal protein L15, translated as MGLENLKSAKGSVKKIKRVGRGQGSGMGKTATRGGKGQTARTGYKAKRGFEGGQQPLQRRLPKIGFRTKDSHIYSINVDKNEAIKHLEEITFSSLRSLHHFPLYIESVKLIGKDAKILASKIKDKRIKTSGQK; from the coding sequence ATGGGATTAGAAAATTTAAAATCCGCTAAAGGTAGCGTTAAAAAAATCAAACGAGTGGGTCGTGGTCAAGGCAGTGGCATGGGAAAGACTGCCACTAGAGGCGGTAAAGGTCAAACCGCAAGGACAGGCTATAAGGCTAAAAGAGGCTTTGAAGGAGGGCAACAACCCCTACAACGCCGTTTGCCTAAAATAGGTTTTAGGACTAAAGATTCTCATATCTATTCTATCAATGTGGATAAAAATGAAGCGATCAAGCATTTAGAAGAAATCACTTTTTCAAGCTTGCGTTCTTTGCACCATTTCCCCCTTTATATTGAAAGCGTGAAGTTGATCGGCAAAGACGCTAAAATTTTGGCTTCTAAAATCAAAGATAAGAGAATTAAAACAAGTGGGCAGAAATAA
- the rpsE gene encoding 30S ribosomal protein S5: MEEINREEFQEVVVNVGRVTKVVKGGRRFRFNALVVVGNKNGLVGFGLGKAKEVPDAIKKAVDDAFKNLIHVTIKGTTIAHDIEHKYNASRILLKPASEGTGVIAGGSTRPIVELAGIKDILTKSLGSNNPYNVVHATFDALAKIKA; encoded by the coding sequence ATGGAAGAGATTAACAGAGAAGAGTTTCAAGAAGTCGTTGTGAATGTTGGTCGTGTAACCAAAGTGGTTAAGGGCGGTAGGCGGTTTCGCTTTAACGCTTTGGTGGTTGTAGGCAATAAAAATGGGCTTGTAGGTTTTGGTTTAGGCAAGGCTAAAGAAGTCCCTGATGCAATCAAAAAAGCGGTAGATGATGCGTTTAAAAACCTTATTCATGTAACGATTAAAGGGACAACTATCGCTCATGATATTGAGCATAAATACAATGCGAGTCGTATTTTATTGAAACCGGCAAGTGAGGGGACAGGGGTGATTGCTGGGGGTTCAACACGCCCTATTGTGGAATTGGCAGGCATTAAGGATATTCTAACCAAGTCTTTAGGCTCTAATAATCCCTATAATGTGGTGCACGCGACTTTTGACGCTTTAGCTAAAATCAAGGCGTAG
- the rplR gene encoding 50S ribosomal protein L18 translates to MNAKALYKKKALRDRRKLRIKSKLLGDALRPRVSVFRSNRYFYAQAIDDVKQSTITHIDGRKMGFKNTQEDAKKLGVLFAEELKKAGIERVVYDRNGYLYHGVVAAFAESLRENGIAL, encoded by the coding sequence ATGAACGCAAAAGCATTATACAAAAAGAAAGCCTTAAGAGATCGCAGGAAATTAAGAATTAAAAGCAAGCTCTTGGGCGATGCATTAAGGCCTAGGGTGAGCGTTTTTCGTTCCAACCGCTATTTCTATGCACAAGCGATTGATGATGTGAAACAAAGCACCATAACGCATATTGATGGCAGGAAAATGGGCTTTAAAAACACGCAAGAAGACGCTAAAAAATTAGGTGTTCTCTTTGCTGAAGAATTGAAAAAAGCAGGGATTGAGCGAGTGGTTTATGACAGAAATGGTTACCTCTATCATGGCGTGGTGGCAGCGTTTGCTGAAAGCTTGAGAGAGAATGGGATCGCTCTATGA